The Pungitius pungitius chromosome 10, fPunPun2.1, whole genome shotgun sequence genome has a window encoding:
- the LOC119228838 gene encoding collagen alpha-1(VIII) chain-like isoform X1, translating to MSAGAYYGHKQHPQQYQAMQHLQHMGKEGFPQQQYHGKEVPYMQYPHYRKELPPMPIHKGKENPRQTILSGPEGIPQGEQGPAGPPGPEGPTGPPGPPGIGQPGPAGQPGSPGPPGGPGFGKPGLPGLPGKPAEKGDAGPQGAMGPVGEEGPVGQTGPQGPPGPPGLPGIGKPGGQGLPGQPGPKGDPGHKGLPGLPGLLGPKGNKGMGLPGQPGHKGLPGSPGQPGPRGLTGFGKPGLNGAPGPQGHPGEKGHPGELGPAGPSGERGQPGPPGLPGQGKPGQNGLLGQPGMPGGKGHPGSPGLPGKPGPPGFGKPGLPGAKGDKGMGGSPGLPGPKGDKGHEGLPGMLGPPGANGPQGPPGPMGIPGGLGATGPKGDCGERGQNGLDGAQGDPGASGISGKDGLPGEQGEPGPRGPPGPSGAKGDGGHKGLPGTPGSQGLPGPKGEVGLPGSVGPQGPKGIPGMDGTAGSIGLPGVPGPKGDNGVPGQPGIAGVGNPGIPGPIGPPGKEGSPGTPGEPGQRGLPGPPGPPGVSGLSPDLVGVLSEMGPGIDGVKAGGYSKKGRYGGDGAEVMGATGLEMPAFTAIITTPFPPVDTPVIFDKLLYNGRQNYNQETGIFTCEMPGIYYFAYHIHCKGGNVWVALMRNNEPVMYTYDEHKKGFLDQASGSAVLPLKPGDTVHVQLPSGQASGLYAGQYVHSSFSGYLLYPM from the exons ATGAGTGCTGGGGCGTACTATGGACACAAGCAACACCCTCAGCAATACCAAGCAATGCAGCACCTCCAACACATGGGCAAAGAAGGCTTTCCCCAACAACAGTACCATGGCAAAGAAGTACCCTATATGCAGTATCCCCACTACAGGAAGGAGCTACCCCCAATGCCTATACACAAGGGCAAAGAAAACCCGC GTCAGACAATCCTAAGTGGGCCTGAGGGAATTCCCCAAGGAGAGCAAGGCCCTGCTGGGCCACCAGGACCAGAGGGACCCACGGGACCTCCTGGACCTCCAGGGATTGGACAGCCTGGACCTGCAGGCCAACCTGGATCTCCTGGCCCACCCGGAGGGCCTGGATTTGGAAAACCAGGTTTGCCAGGACTGCCAGGAAAGCCAGCAGAAAAAGGGGATGCTGGGCCTCAAGGAGCAATGGGCCCTGTGGGGGAAGAAGGGCCAGTCGGCCAGACAGGGCCTCAGGGTCCCCCAGGACCACCTGGGCTGCCAGGAATAGGTAAACCAGGAGGACAGGGATTACCAGGCCAACCAGGACCTAAAGGAGATCCTGGTCACAAAGGTCTGCCAGGACTACCGGGACTACTTGGACCCAAAGGCAATAAAGGAATGGGACTACCTGGACAACCTGGTCACAAAGGGCTCCCAGGGTCTCCAGGACAGCCTGGCCCTCGCGGGCTAACTGGTTTTGGAAAGCCTGGCTTGAATGGGGCACCAGGACCACAGGGACATCCAGGAGAGAAAGGACATCCTGGAGAGCTAGGACCAGCTGGGCCATCTGGTGAAAGAGGACAGCCTGGCCCACCAGGTCTTCCTGGTCAAGGAAAGCCAGGTCAAAATGGCCTGCTGGGACAACCGGGCATGCCAGGAGGGAAAGGTCATCCAGGATCACCAGGTTTGCCGGGAAAGCCGGGACCTCCTGGATTTGGTAAACCAGGACTCCCTGGAGCAAAGGGGGATAAAGGCATGGGTGGGTCACCTGGACTTCCTGGACCAAAAGGAGATAAGGGCCACGAAGGACTACCCGGTATGCTTGGACCCCCTGGAGCAAATGGTCCACAAGGTCCTCCAGGCCCGATGGGAATTCCAGGAGGTTTAGGTGCAACTGGTCCAAAGGGAGACTGTGGAGAAAGAGGGCAAAACGGGTTAGATGGAGCCCAGGGTGACCCTGGTGCCTCTGGGATATCTGGTAAAGATGGTCTGCCTGGAGAGCAGGGAGAGCCAGGACCAAGAGGCCCACCAGGACCAAGTGGTGCAAAAGGAGACGGTGGACACAAGGGTCTCCCTGGTACCCCTGGTTCCCAAGGACTGCCTGGGCCAAAAGGAGAAGTTGGATTACCTGGAAGTGTTGGTCCTCAAGGTCCTAAAGGAATCCCAGGAATGGATGGAACAGCTGGATCAATTGGGTTGCCTGGGGTTCCTGGGCCAAAAGGAGATAACGGTGTACCAGGTCAACCAGGCATTGCAGGTGTGGGAAATCCAGGGATTCCTGGACCCATAGGACCTCCAGGAAAAGAGGGCTCACCAGGGACCCCTGGAGAACCAGGTCAGCGTGGCCTTCCTGGACCACCAGGCCCACCTGGAGTGTCTGGTCTCTCTCCAGACCTGGTAGGAGTGCTTTCTGAGATGGGCCCTGGGATAGATGGTGTTAAGGCCGGTGGCTATAGTAAGAAGGGCAGGTATGGAGGCGATGGGGCCGAAGTAATGGGTGCCACTGGTTTGGAAATGCCAGCATTCACAGCAATAATAACAACTCCCTTTCCACCTGTGGACACCCCTGTAATCTTCGATAAGCTCTTGTACAATGGTCGCCAAAACTACAACCAAGAGACAGGAATCTTCACCTGCGAGATGCCTGGGATTTATTACTTTGCCTACCACATCCATTGCAAAGGAGGTAATGTGTGGGTGGCTTTGATGAGGAACAATGAGCCAGTGATGTATACGTATGATGAGCACAAAAAGGGATTCCTCGATCAAGCATCAGGGAGTGCGGTACTACCACTTAAACCTGGAGACACTGTGCATGTTCAACTGCCCTCGGGTCAGGCTTCAGGACTTTATGCTGGGCAGTATGTGCACTCCTCCTTTTCAGGGTATTTGTTATATCCAATGTAA
- the LOC119228838 gene encoding collagen alpha-1(VIII) chain-like isoform X2, protein MLPRSVPLLLTLLQLTVLTYMSAGAYYGHKQHPQQYQAMQHLQHMGKEGFPQQQYHGKEVPYMQYPHYRKELPPMPIHKGKENPRKGGGYIGGQDKGQTILSGPEGIPQGEQGPAGPPGPEGPTGPPGPPGIGQPGPAGQPGSPGPPGGPGFGKPGLPGLPGKPAEKGDAGPQGAMGPVGEEGPVGQTGPQGPPGPPGLPGIGKPGGQGLPGQPGPKGDPGHKGLPGLPGLLGPKGNKGMGLPGQPGHKGLPGSPGQPGPRGLTGFGKPGLNGAPGPQGHPGEKGHPGELGPAGPSGERGQPGPPGLPGQGKPGQNGLLGQPGMPGGKGHPGSPGLPGKPGPPGFGKPGLPGAKGDKGMGGSPGLPGPKGDKGHEGLPGMLGPPGANGPQGPPGPMGIPGGLGATGPKGDCGERGQNGLDGAQGDPGASGISGKDGLPGEQGEPGPRGPPGPSGAKGDGGHKGLPGTPGSQGLPGPKGEVGLPGSVGPQGPKGIPGMDGTAGSIGLPGVPGPKGDNGVPGQPGIAGVGNPGIPGPIGPPGKEGSPGTPGEPGQRGLPGPPGPPGVSGLSPDLVGVLSEMGPGIDGVKAGGYSKKGRYGGDGAEVMGATGLEMPAFTAIITTPFPPVDTPVIFDKLLYNGRQNYNQETGIFTCEMPGIYYFAYHIHCKGGNVWVALMRNNEPVMYTYDEHKKGFLDQASGSAVLPLKPGDTVHVQLPSGQASGLYAGQYVHSSFSGYLLYPM, encoded by the exons ATGCTTCCTCGTTCGGTCCCCCTGTTGCTGACACTGTTACAGCTTACAGTACTTACTTATATGAGTGCTGGGGCGTACTATGGACACAAGCAACACCCTCAGCAATACCAAGCAATGCAGCACCTCCAACACATGGGCAAAGAAGGCTTTCCCCAACAACAGTACCATGGCAAAGAAGTACCCTATATGCAGTATCCCCACTACAGGAAGGAGCTACCCCCAATGCCTATACACAAGGGCAAAGAAAACCCGCGTAAAGGGGGCGGCTATATTGGTGGCCAAGACAAAG GTCAGACAATCCTAAGTGGGCCTGAGGGAATTCCCCAAGGAGAGCAAGGCCCTGCTGGGCCACCAGGACCAGAGGGACCCACGGGACCTCCTGGACCTCCAGGGATTGGACAGCCTGGACCTGCAGGCCAACCTGGATCTCCTGGCCCACCCGGAGGGCCTGGATTTGGAAAACCAGGTTTGCCAGGACTGCCAGGAAAGCCAGCAGAAAAAGGGGATGCTGGGCCTCAAGGAGCAATGGGCCCTGTGGGGGAAGAAGGGCCAGTCGGCCAGACAGGGCCTCAGGGTCCCCCAGGACCACCTGGGCTGCCAGGAATAGGTAAACCAGGAGGACAGGGATTACCAGGCCAACCAGGACCTAAAGGAGATCCTGGTCACAAAGGTCTGCCAGGACTACCGGGACTACTTGGACCCAAAGGCAATAAAGGAATGGGACTACCTGGACAACCTGGTCACAAAGGGCTCCCAGGGTCTCCAGGACAGCCTGGCCCTCGCGGGCTAACTGGTTTTGGAAAGCCTGGCTTGAATGGGGCACCAGGACCACAGGGACATCCAGGAGAGAAAGGACATCCTGGAGAGCTAGGACCAGCTGGGCCATCTGGTGAAAGAGGACAGCCTGGCCCACCAGGTCTTCCTGGTCAAGGAAAGCCAGGTCAAAATGGCCTGCTGGGACAACCGGGCATGCCAGGAGGGAAAGGTCATCCAGGATCACCAGGTTTGCCGGGAAAGCCGGGACCTCCTGGATTTGGTAAACCAGGACTCCCTGGAGCAAAGGGGGATAAAGGCATGGGTGGGTCACCTGGACTTCCTGGACCAAAAGGAGATAAGGGCCACGAAGGACTACCCGGTATGCTTGGACCCCCTGGAGCAAATGGTCCACAAGGTCCTCCAGGCCCGATGGGAATTCCAGGAGGTTTAGGTGCAACTGGTCCAAAGGGAGACTGTGGAGAAAGAGGGCAAAACGGGTTAGATGGAGCCCAGGGTGACCCTGGTGCCTCTGGGATATCTGGTAAAGATGGTCTGCCTGGAGAGCAGGGAGAGCCAGGACCAAGAGGCCCACCAGGACCAAGTGGTGCAAAAGGAGACGGTGGACACAAGGGTCTCCCTGGTACCCCTGGTTCCCAAGGACTGCCTGGGCCAAAAGGAGAAGTTGGATTACCTGGAAGTGTTGGTCCTCAAGGTCCTAAAGGAATCCCAGGAATGGATGGAACAGCTGGATCAATTGGGTTGCCTGGGGTTCCTGGGCCAAAAGGAGATAACGGTGTACCAGGTCAACCAGGCATTGCAGGTGTGGGAAATCCAGGGATTCCTGGACCCATAGGACCTCCAGGAAAAGAGGGCTCACCAGGGACCCCTGGAGAACCAGGTCAGCGTGGCCTTCCTGGACCACCAGGCCCACCTGGAGTGTCTGGTCTCTCTCCAGACCTGGTAGGAGTGCTTTCTGAGATGGGCCCTGGGATAGATGGTGTTAAGGCCGGTGGCTATAGTAAGAAGGGCAGGTATGGAGGCGATGGGGCCGAAGTAATGGGTGCCACTGGTTTGGAAATGCCAGCATTCACAGCAATAATAACAACTCCCTTTCCACCTGTGGACACCCCTGTAATCTTCGATAAGCTCTTGTACAATGGTCGCCAAAACTACAACCAAGAGACAGGAATCTTCACCTGCGAGATGCCTGGGATTTATTACTTTGCCTACCACATCCATTGCAAAGGAGGTAATGTGTGGGTGGCTTTGATGAGGAACAATGAGCCAGTGATGTATACGTATGATGAGCACAAAAAGGGATTCCTCGATCAAGCATCAGGGAGTGCGGTACTACCACTTAAACCTGGAGACACTGTGCATGTTCAACTGCCCTCGGGTCAGGCTTCAGGACTTTATGCTGGGCAGTATGTGCACTCCTCCTTTTCAGGGTATTTGTTATATCCAATGTAA